Proteins encoded within one genomic window of Tolypothrix bouteillei VB521301:
- a CDS encoding MotA/TolQ/ExbB proton channel family protein — translation MEISNLFAAGGVVMWPLLGFSILAAALIIERIFFWVRITNRQNHVVREVLNLYRLGNTVGAMNELQKNTDLPIARIFLAALELEQPNPEEFRLALESEAQAEIPLLKRFQNIFDTIISLAPLLGLLGTVLGLIYSFKSLNIGDVGGSRTAGVTSGISEALVSTASGLVVAIFTLLFANTFRGLYQRQIARIQEYGGQLELLYRRRYEKNY, via the coding sequence ATGGAAATCAGCAATTTATTTGCCGCAGGTGGGGTAGTGATGTGGCCCCTGCTAGGATTTTCGATACTGGCTGCCGCACTCATTATTGAGAGAATCTTTTTTTGGGTAAGGATTACAAACCGTCAAAATCATGTAGTGCGAGAGGTGTTGAATCTTTACCGTCTCGGTAATACTGTGGGTGCTATGAATGAATTACAAAAAAATACAGATTTACCCATTGCACGGATTTTTTTAGCGGCATTAGAACTCGAACAACCAAATCCAGAGGAATTTCGTCTTGCTTTAGAAAGTGAAGCTCAAGCTGAGATACCTTTGCTTAAACGCTTTCAAAATATCTTTGATACTATTATTTCCCTTGCACCTTTGTTGGGTCTTCTGGGAACTGTTTTAGGGTTAATTTACTCTTTTAAATCCTTAAATATTGGAGATGTGGGAGGCAGTAGAACAGCAGGAGTCACATCTGGTATTAGTGAAGCTTTGGTTTCTACTGCTTCAGGATTAGTGGTTGCTATTTTCACCCTTCTCTTTGCCAATACTTTCCGAGGTCTCTACCAGAGACAAATTGCTCGCATTCAAGAGTATGGCGGACAGTTAGAGTTGCTTTACCGCCGACGCTATGAAAAAAATTATTAG
- a CDS encoding RluA family pseudouridine synthase — translation MREINIQVSEESILPIASKDARLDRYLSQVLPDLSRSRIQQLIEQGNVQLNGKPCISKKISVKVGDNITVNIPEAEPLELKPEEIPLDILYEDTSLLIINKPAGLVVHPAPGHQDGTLVNAILAHCPNLPGIGGVQRPGIVHRLDKDTTGAIVIAKTEQAHHALQAQLKAKTAGREYLGIVYGAPKTESGTINLPIGRHPVERKKMAVVPVEKGGRVAVTHWKVRERLGNYTLMHFQLETGRTHQIRVHSAQIGHPIVGDPVYSSGRSVGVNLPGQALHAWKLKLQHPVSGEWIEVTAPLPQIFTTLLEVLQRRTAIAKQ, via the coding sequence GTGAGAGAAATCAATATACAAGTTTCAGAAGAAAGCATTCTACCTATTGCTTCAAAGGATGCGCGTTTAGATCGTTATCTCTCGCAAGTACTACCAGATCTATCTCGTTCCAGAATTCAACAGTTAATTGAGCAAGGTAACGTTCAGCTGAATGGCAAACCCTGCATATCTAAGAAGATATCTGTAAAAGTAGGGGATAACATTACCGTCAATATACCAGAAGCAGAACCCCTGGAACTTAAACCAGAAGAGATACCCTTGGATATTCTTTACGAGGATACCTCTTTACTGATTATTAATAAACCCGCAGGTCTAGTTGTTCATCCGGCACCAGGTCATCAAGATGGTACTCTTGTAAACGCTATCTTGGCTCACTGTCCCAACTTACCGGGAATTGGAGGAGTTCAAAGACCCGGAATTGTTCATCGATTGGACAAGGATACAACTGGAGCTATTGTTATTGCTAAAACAGAACAAGCCCATCACGCATTGCAAGCTCAACTAAAAGCAAAAACTGCAGGACGAGAATATTTAGGGATTGTTTACGGTGCGCCCAAAACAGAAAGCGGTACTATCAATTTACCTATTGGTCGCCACCCAGTGGAGCGCAAAAAAATGGCAGTTGTTCCTGTTGAAAAAGGTGGAAGAGTGGCGGTGACACACTGGAAAGTGAGAGAACGTTTGGGTAACTACACCTTAATGCACTTTCAGTTAGAAACTGGACGCACCCATCAAATTCGGGTTCACAGCGCTCAGATAGGTCACCCCATCGTTGGCGATCCCGTTTATAGTTCCGGTCGTTCTGTGGGGGTTAACTTACCCGGTCAAGCGCTCCATGCTTGGAAACTGAAGTTGCAACATCCGGTATCTGGGGAATGGATTGAAGTGACTGCACCTCTTCCTCAGATATTTACGACTTTATTAGAGGTTTTACAACGAAGAACAGCGATCGCTAAACAGTGA
- a CDS encoding response regulator has translation MKILLVEDDRPTSLVVSDILIAHNYTVNQAMDGQTGLELAKAFEYDLVLLDIMLPDTDGISVCKRLRALGYQSPILLLTGKDSTTDRVVGLDAGADDYVVKPFEMNELLARVRALLRRGKTVPSSIIVWEDIHFDTVNNQVTFRDKPLKLTPKEYCLLELFLLNPKRVFSRKAVLEKLWDFADSPGEETVSTHIKCLRQKFRAAGASDPIETVHGLGYRLKTPSESKENDASVKQTTNQKNIKATTSKVWEKFKSKYVEHFAVLEQATSALAKGQLTPELLQQAKYEAHTLAGSLGVFGLMRGSELARELEDFFQPYKQLQADDVQQILMLVDLLRQELQKTPRSETEGVQISDSPLILIVDDDLMLAERIRIEAIAWKLRVEVATDLEVARKVIAQTPPQVILLALNFPSSTEDGLTLLKELAQRIPKIPVLVFSEEGSLANRLEVARLGGCIFLQKPQSSYNILKVVTKVLNTTQDAASGNRVMAVDKDEAALSHLKNLLQPLGVEVTTLNDPHQFWEVLMASRPDLLILDVEMPGLNSLELCQVVRCDPTWYRIPIIFWSARTQESEIDKAFAVGVDDYISKSVEEAELTTRVLRRLSRTRKQQV, from the coding sequence GTGAAAATTCTGTTGGTAGAAGACGATCGCCCTACCAGTTTAGTAGTTTCCGACATCCTAATTGCTCATAACTATACAGTTAACCAAGCAATGGATGGACAGACAGGTCTAGAACTGGCAAAGGCATTTGAATATGACCTAGTTCTTTTAGACATTATGCTTCCGGATACGGATGGTATTAGTGTGTGCAAACGCCTGCGTGCTCTAGGGTATCAGAGCCCTATTTTACTCTTGACTGGCAAAGACAGCACAACAGACCGAGTCGTGGGTTTAGACGCAGGAGCAGATGATTATGTCGTTAAGCCGTTTGAAATGAATGAATTGTTAGCACGGGTTCGTGCTCTTTTACGGCGAGGAAAGACAGTACCATCATCTATAATTGTTTGGGAAGATATACATTTTGATACTGTTAACAATCAAGTAACTTTTAGGGACAAACCCTTAAAATTAACACCTAAAGAGTATTGTTTGTTAGAACTTTTCCTGCTCAATCCAAAGCGTGTTTTTAGTCGTAAAGCTGTTTTAGAGAAACTTTGGGATTTTGCCGATTCACCAGGGGAAGAAACCGTTAGCACTCACATCAAATGTTTGCGGCAAAAATTTAGAGCAGCTGGTGCGTCCGATCCAATTGAAACAGTTCACGGTTTGGGGTATCGACTGAAAACTCCATCAGAATCAAAAGAAAATGATGCTTCCGTTAAGCAAACAACCAACCAAAAAAACATCAAAGCAACGACCTCGAAAGTTTGGGAGAAATTCAAGAGTAAATATGTAGAACATTTTGCTGTGTTAGAACAAGCAACTTCCGCACTAGCAAAAGGTCAGCTAACGCCCGAACTGCTACAACAGGCTAAATACGAAGCACACACCTTAGCCGGTTCATTGGGAGTATTTGGCTTGATGCGGGGTTCCGAACTAGCAAGAGAGTTAGAGGATTTTTTTCAACCTTACAAGCAATTGCAAGCTGATGACGTTCAACAGATTTTAATGCTTGTAGACTTACTAAGGCAAGAGTTACAAAAAACACCACGATCGGAAACAGAAGGAGTACAAATTTCTGACTCTCCACTCATACTGATAGTGGATGACGATTTGATGTTAGCAGAACGAATTAGGATTGAAGCGATCGCTTGGAAGTTACGAGTGGAGGTAGCTACAGATTTAGAGGTTGCTCGAAAGGTTATTGCCCAAACTCCACCCCAAGTTATCTTGCTCGCTCTGAATTTCCCTAGTTCTACAGAAGACGGGCTTACCTTACTGAAGGAACTAGCACAACGAATTCCCAAAATACCTGTTTTAGTCTTTTCTGAAGAAGGGAGTCTGGCTAACAGGTTGGAAGTTGCTCGTTTGGGAGGGTGTATTTTTTTACAAAAACCCCAATCAAGCTATAATATCCTTAAAGTGGTGACCAAGGTATTAAACACTACGCAAGATGCTGCTTCTGGCAATCGAGTAATGGCAGTAGATAAAGATGAAGCAGCGTTATCACATCTCAAAAATCTCTTACAGCCATTAGGAGTAGAGGTTACAACATTAAACGATCCGCATCAGTTTTGGGAAGTGCTGATGGCTTCAAGACCAGATTTACTCATACTTGATGTGGAAATGCCCGGATTAAACAGTTTGGAATTGTGCCAAGTTGTGCGTTGCGATCCAACATGGTACAGAATACCAATTATCTTTTGGTCAGCACGCACGCAAGAGAGTGAGATTGACAAGGCATTTGCTGTAGGGGTAGATGACTACATTAGCAAGTCAGTTGAAGAAGCCGAACTCACAACTCGAGTTCTCCGCCGCCTCAGTAGAACGCGGAAACAGCAAGTCTAG
- the arfB gene encoding alternative ribosome rescue aminoacyl-tRNA hydrolase ArfB, with translation MLQISTKVIIPDSEIEISAIRSQGAGGQNVNKVSTAIHLRFDIQASSLPDFYKEQLLKLKDRRITQEGIVVIKSQEHRSQEQNREEALRRLQELIKSAVAVKIKRKPTKPTRNSQKKRLDRKSKRGELKSMRRNITE, from the coding sequence ATGCTGCAAATTTCTACCAAAGTTATCATTCCCGACAGCGAGATCGAAATTAGTGCGATTCGCTCACAAGGCGCAGGAGGTCAAAACGTAAATAAAGTTTCCACTGCTATCCATTTGCGTTTCGATATTCAAGCTTCCTCATTACCTGATTTTTACAAAGAGCAACTTTTAAAGCTTAAAGATCGACGCATAACACAAGAGGGAATTGTTGTTATTAAGTCTCAAGAACACAGAAGCCAAGAGCAAAACCGGGAGGAAGCGTTGAGACGACTGCAAGAACTCATCAAAAGTGCAGTCGCAGTCAAAATAAAACGCAAACCTACCAAGCCAACTCGTAATTCTCAAAAAAAGCGTCTCGATCGCAAAAGTAAGCGTGGAGAACTGAAGTCCATGAGAAGGAATATCACCGAATGA
- a CDS encoding DevA family ABC transporter ATP-binding protein — MTRERRLITSDKSTSMEPVIVAKNLNHYFGEGALRKQALFEISLEINAGEIVIMTGPSGSGKTTLLTLMGGLRSAHEGSLKILGQEMCGASQKQLREIRCNIGYIFQAHNLMTFLTAKENVRMSLELHDKYLDQDMDGKAIAMLESVGLGHRVSYYPESLSGGQKQRVAIARALVSQPKIVLADEPTAALDKKSGRDVVELMQKLAKEQGCTILLVTHDNRILDIADRIVYMEDGHLKL, encoded by the coding sequence ATGACTCGCGAGCGGCGATTGATAACAAGCGATAAATCTACTTCTATGGAACCTGTAATTGTTGCAAAAAACCTCAATCACTACTTTGGAGAAGGTGCGCTTCGCAAACAAGCCTTATTTGAAATTAGTTTAGAAATCAATGCAGGCGAAATTGTAATTATGACTGGACCTTCCGGTTCGGGAAAAACAACTTTGTTGACACTTATGGGTGGATTGCGTTCTGCTCATGAAGGAAGTTTGAAAATTTTAGGTCAAGAAATGTGTGGTGCAAGCCAAAAGCAGTTGAGGGAAATTCGCTGCAACATTGGCTATATTTTTCAGGCACATAATTTAATGACCTTTTTAACAGCTAAAGAAAATGTACGAATGTCTTTAGAATTGCATGACAAATATCTAGACCAAGACATGGATGGTAAAGCAATTGCCATGCTTGAGAGTGTGGGATTGGGTCATCGCGTGTCTTATTATCCAGAGAGCTTATCAGGCGGACAAAAGCAACGGGTAGCGATCGCCCGCGCACTTGTGAGTCAGCCCAAAATTGTTTTAGCGGACGAACCAACAGCAGCGCTTGATAAAAAATCCGGGCGTGATGTTGTGGAATTAATGCAGAAGCTAGCAAAAGAGCAAGGGTGTACTATTTTGCTAGTCACGCACGACAACCGTATTCTTGATATAGCCGATCGCATCGTCTATATGGAAGATGGACATCTGAAATTATGA
- a CDS encoding energy transducer TonB, translated as MKLFLVPSLWLAGTFWVLASTPAHSQVSTKINIIPPAEETGIPGNSGFDSKILEQPKSAVGNGSQFIENCTFCNFKYPEIARQQGMKGTVEMSVEADDVGNVTNVRLIRSSGYKELDASAIEQVRKLKLAPQAGGRQDMRVKINYEL; from the coding sequence ATGAAGTTATTTCTTGTTCCCTCTCTATGGCTAGCAGGCACCTTCTGGGTTTTAGCATCTACGCCTGCTCACTCACAAGTTAGTACAAAAATTAATATAATCCCCCCTGCTGAGGAGACAGGCATACCCGGTAATAGTGGTTTTGATAGTAAAATCCTCGAACAGCCGAAATCAGCGGTGGGTAATGGTTCTCAATTTATCGAAAATTGCACTTTTTGTAACTTCAAGTATCCAGAAATTGCAAGGCAGCAAGGAATGAAAGGCACGGTGGAAATGAGTGTCGAGGCTGATGATGTTGGTAATGTGACCAATGTAAGATTGATTCGTTCTAGCGGTTACAAAGAATTGGATGCTTCTGCTATCGAACAAGTCAGAAAACTGAAATTAGCACCACAAGCCGGTGGACGACAAGATATGCGAGTCAAGATAAATTATGAATTATGA
- a CDS encoding ABC exporter membrane fusion protein: protein MINISKQKNQWLMAMIAGATAIMGGTVVYSISQFGHVSQKPAPVVTTSPMKKVTALGRLEPEAKVIKLSAPLALDGDRLTKLLVEEGDRVQVGQVVAILDSRDKLHDALKKAQEQVKTAQAKLAQVQAGAKRGEIAAQKATIERLKAQLQGEITTQKAIITRRQSELNIARAEYERYQMLYREGAESALNFDNKRLAFETAQTQLMEAQANQNRTADTLQAEIAEAKATLDKIAEVRPVDVRAAQAEVDDAIASVKQAQTDLEKAYIRSPIAGNILKIHTREGEKMSDSGIVDVAQTDRMVAVAEVYQSDIGKVKVGQKAIVTGQAVVGKLQGVVSHIGLQVNKQNVFSNQPGENLDKRVVEVKIRLNPADSKKVAGLTNLQVQTAIEL from the coding sequence ATGATAAATATATCCAAACAAAAAAATCAATGGTTAATGGCTATGATTGCCGGTGCGACTGCCATTATGGGTGGAACAGTTGTTTATAGCATTTCTCAGTTTGGGCATGTCAGTCAAAAACCTGCACCAGTGGTCACAACTTCACCCATGAAAAAAGTGACAGCCTTGGGAAGATTGGAACCTGAAGCTAAAGTCATTAAGCTGTCTGCACCTCTAGCATTGGATGGCGATCGCCTGACCAAACTTCTAGTTGAAGAAGGCGATCGCGTGCAAGTTGGACAGGTAGTGGCCATTCTTGATTCGCGGGATAAACTGCATGATGCCCTTAAAAAGGCACAAGAACAAGTCAAGACGGCTCAAGCCAAACTTGCTCAAGTCCAAGCAGGAGCAAAAAGGGGAGAAATTGCAGCCCAAAAAGCCACTATAGAGCGTTTAAAAGCCCAACTACAGGGCGAAATTACGACTCAAAAAGCCATTATTACCCGCCGTCAATCTGAGTTGAATATTGCTCGTGCAGAATACGAGCGCTATCAAATGCTTTATCGGGAAGGAGCAGAATCTGCATTAAACTTTGATAACAAAAGATTGGCTTTTGAAACGGCTCAAACACAGTTAATGGAAGCCCAAGCCAATCAGAATCGTACAGCAGATACACTACAGGCAGAAATAGCTGAAGCTAAAGCCACTCTTGATAAAATCGCTGAAGTTCGTCCTGTGGATGTGCGGGCGGCGCAAGCAGAAGTTGATGATGCCATTGCATCTGTTAAACAAGCACAAACAGATTTGGAAAAAGCCTACATTCGATCTCCAATTGCAGGAAATATCCTGAAGATTCACACGCGTGAGGGAGAAAAGATGAGCGACTCTGGGATTGTTGATGTCGCACAAACCGATCGCATGGTCGCCGTAGCAGAAGTTTATCAATCTGATATTGGAAAAGTTAAAGTCGGACAAAAGGCAATTGTCACAGGTCAAGCCGTGGTTGGAAAACTCCAGGGTGTGGTTTCCCACATTGGCTTGCAAGTTAACAAACAAAATGTTTTCAGCAACCAACCGGGCGAGAACTTGGATAAGCGAGTTGTTGAGGTAAAAATTCGCCTTAACCCTGCAGACAGTAAAAAAGTTGCAGGTTTGACAAATTTACAAGTGCAGACAGCCATTGAATTATAA
- a CDS encoding TetR/AcrR family transcriptional regulator, with the protein MPKIVDHELYRKELLNQCFDLFAEKGYSAITTRQIAESLGVSTGTLYHYFPNKKALFEQLVEEICERDISLAMTELEGVQTPKERIGVLGRFLIKKQDYYVKWIYLLVDFCQHPDFKDMHGHNIYQRANKKYEQAFYELLGVEDRTLVWFVMCLIDGLFLELLMNNNTISIAEQFDLLGKMVTAYLEKYAVSN; encoded by the coding sequence ATGCCAAAAATAGTAGACCATGAGTTATATCGTAAAGAACTACTCAATCAATGCTTTGACTTATTTGCCGAAAAAGGATACAGCGCTATTACCACACGCCAGATAGCCGAAAGCTTAGGAGTGTCTACCGGGACCCTTTATCATTACTTTCCCAATAAAAAAGCCTTATTTGAGCAGTTAGTGGAAGAAATATGCGAGCGAGATATATCGCTGGCAATGACTGAGTTGGAAGGGGTACAAACTCCAAAAGAGCGAATAGGAGTGTTGGGACGCTTCCTAATTAAAAAGCAAGATTACTACGTTAAATGGATTTATCTCCTAGTTGATTTTTGTCAACATCCAGATTTTAAGGATATGCACGGTCATAATATATATCAACGTGCAAATAAGAAATATGAGCAGGCATTTTATGAGTTGTTAGGTGTTGAAGATCGCACGTTAGTTTGGTTTGTTATGTGCCTTATTGATGGCTTATTTCTAGAATTGCTTATGAATAATAACACTATTTCCATAGCAGAACAGTTTGATTTATTGGGCAAAATGGTAACTGCTTATTTGGAAAAGTATGCAGTTAGTAATTAG
- a CDS encoding family 10 glycosylhydrolase: protein MSRQKKEPSGCGCANIPISIIIAVLGGGYWWFSQPGHLDISRLFPENLPITIPFFNSTPTATLTPTPTATLTPTPSFSSTSNTTSNDKQASLEKKPPQTTPLPKTPWEKKVIRGIYLSRYQITNNASEETIRERVRYYRSQGINTIIHGVWGNGCTMYNSDVMQQTLGYKSCPNQFQDKWLDWLIDEAHKQGMQVHAYFEKGIKIDKNSPIYDLAISRKWIVPGVDKTYVGIDHYVLDVQIPEVANFFKNILVEFVQKYPEIDAVQWDDYLGYHAELPGKIDRTAHLTIFLQQMITAMKQANSSVSFDICHHNPYWAKRYFAADWQKWNVDRVFIQAYNDNDANFKEELNYAKSYAGIAISERQFHRLKELVDNPAIKGILVFPLAGKPEETASILKGLTQNNN, encoded by the coding sequence ATGTCGCGTCAAAAGAAAGAGCCTAGTGGATGCGGATGTGCAAATATTCCAATTTCCATAATCATTGCTGTCTTGGGAGGTGGTTATTGGTGGTTCAGCCAGCCAGGACATCTAGACATCAGCCGCCTTTTCCCTGAGAATCTACCAATAACTATTCCTTTTTTTAATTCCACTCCAACTGCGACTTTAACTCCCACTCCAACTGCGACTTTAACTCCCACTCCCTCTTTCTCAAGCACTTCCAATACAACTTCCAATGATAAGCAAGCTTCACTGGAAAAAAAACCTCCTCAAACAACACCATTACCTAAAACTCCTTGGGAAAAAAAAGTAATTAGAGGGATTTATTTAAGTCGCTACCAAATTACTAATAACGCCAGCGAAGAAACAATTCGTGAAAGAGTTCGATACTATCGCTCTCAAGGAATTAATACTATTATTCATGGTGTTTGGGGTAATGGATGTACGATGTACAATAGTGACGTTATGCAGCAAACTCTAGGATATAAAAGTTGTCCAAATCAGTTTCAAGACAAATGGCTAGATTGGTTGATTGATGAGGCACACAAACAAGGGATGCAAGTTCATGCTTATTTCGAGAAAGGTATTAAAATAGATAAAAATAGTCCAATTTACGATTTAGCAATTTCTCGCAAGTGGATTGTTCCTGGTGTAGATAAGACCTATGTGGGAATCGATCATTACGTTCTTGACGTGCAGATTCCTGAGGTAGCAAATTTCTTTAAAAATATCTTAGTAGAGTTCGTTCAGAAGTACCCCGAAATCGATGCAGTCCAATGGGACGATTATTTAGGTTATCATGCTGAATTACCCGGCAAAATCGATCGCACTGCTCATTTAACTATTTTTTTGCAGCAAATGATAACCGCAATGAAACAAGCCAACTCTTCAGTGAGTTTTGATATCTGTCATCACAATCCTTACTGGGCTAAACGATATTTTGCAGCAGATTGGCAAAAATGGAATGTCGATCGGGTCTTTATTCAAGCTTATAATGATAATGATGCAAATTTCAAAGAAGAATTAAATTACGCTAAAAGTTATGCTGGTATTGCTATTAGCGAGCGACAATTCCATCGCTTAAAAGAATTAGTAGATAACCCCGCAATCAAAGGTATTTTAGTTTTTCCTCTGGCTGGAAAACCAGAAGAAACAGCGTCTATCTTAAAAGGCTTGACACAAAATAACAACTAA
- a CDS encoding response regulator, producing the protein MTTLPIGRYRFFQKIQPLFLLGKMASNPNTGCWQVYSPSASWLIYMEKGKLVYLSYSEQMFDILHRNLQQLSEQVPNLKSAIEQHFQSLLELHNDRSIESQEYRIICWLVNQNYITSAEAGMLIEQLALDVLEPLLSIEDGSYEFLPESCLEDLPKFCHLDLRVIFEQCQDRQRQRNAKPASAQQQCIEFIKAKARKYQAKIEQKFVKQESQELINDDRQFLMPSISDPQTETNNTQQETVPLSTEQRLYKVVCIDDSPVVVNAVKNFLDQQLFTVTGISDPLKALMQIIRIKPDIILLDIEMPNLDGYEICSLLRKHSYFQNTPVIMITGRTGFIDKAKAKMVKSTGYLTKPFSQVDLLKLIFQNIK; encoded by the coding sequence ATGACTACACTTCCCATTGGTAGATACAGGTTTTTCCAGAAAATCCAGCCGCTATTTCTACTAGGTAAAATGGCGAGTAACCCCAATACTGGCTGTTGGCAAGTTTATAGTCCATCGGCTTCCTGGCTAATTTATATGGAGAAAGGCAAACTCGTCTATCTGTCCTATAGCGAGCAAATGTTTGATATTCTTCATAGAAATTTGCAACAGCTAAGCGAGCAAGTCCCCAATCTTAAGAGTGCGATCGAGCAACACTTCCAATCATTATTGGAACTCCATAACGATCGATCTATAGAAAGCCAAGAATATAGAATTATTTGCTGGTTGGTTAATCAAAATTACATAACTTCTGCGGAAGCAGGAATGTTGATAGAGCAATTAGCACTAGATGTATTAGAACCATTACTGAGTATTGAAGACGGAAGCTACGAATTTCTACCAGAAAGTTGCTTGGAGGATTTACCAAAGTTCTGTCATTTAGATTTACGCGTGATTTTTGAACAATGTCAAGATAGACAACGTCAGAGAAATGCTAAACCTGCAAGTGCTCAACAACAATGTATAGAATTTATTAAAGCCAAGGCACGAAAATACCAAGCTAAAATTGAGCAAAAGTTTGTCAAACAGGAAAGCCAAGAACTTATCAATGACGACCGTCAGTTTTTGATGCCTAGCATTAGCGATCCTCAAACAGAAACTAATAATACACAACAAGAAACTGTTCCACTATCTACAGAACAAAGACTTTATAAAGTTGTTTGTATTGATGATAGCCCGGTAGTTGTCAATGCTGTGAAAAACTTTTTAGATCAACAATTATTTACTGTTACGGGAATTAGCGATCCTCTAAAAGCTTTAATGCAGATTATCCGTATTAAACCGGACATCATTTTACTAGATATTGAAATGCCCAACTTAGATGGCTATGAAATCTGTTCTTTATTAAGAAAACATTCATATTTTCAAAATACACCTGTAATTATGATTACGGGACGAACGGGATTTATCGATAAAGCCAAGGCAAAAATGGTTAAGTCCACCGGATATCTGACAAAACCTTTTTCACAAGTAGATTTACTAAAACTCATCTTTCAAAATATTAAGTGA
- the devC gene encoding ABC transporter permease DevC, with the protein MVGKWLRRTPLAWRQVMKEKTRLAIAVAGIAFADMLMFVQLGFQDALYDSATLPHRLLEADLVMTNPQFQTLFSVKTFSRERLYQALGHEAVKSVSSVYIGSGQWKNPENRLTRAILIWGIEPDAPSLKLPEIKQNATQIKLLNQVLFDRAARPEYGDIAGKLQKQGTLEAELNQQNVQVTGLFTIGSSFAADGNVITSDSTFLKLFPERQSDRIEVGLIQLKSGFDAAKVQAELTKELSGDVRILTPEGFAGVEKYYWESQGTIGFIFGLGVIVGFIVGIIIVYQILYSDVAEHLPEYATLKAMGYSNGYLIRVLLQEALLLAVLGFIPGFAIASALYQLTYAATLLPIAMTTSRAIAVFVLTLGMCSLSGAVAMRKLQSADPADIF; encoded by the coding sequence ATGGTTGGTAAATGGTTACGCAGAACACCTCTAGCGTGGCGACAAGTGATGAAAGAAAAAACCCGTTTGGCGATCGCAGTTGCAGGTATTGCCTTTGCAGATATGCTGATGTTCGTGCAACTGGGGTTTCAGGATGCTCTTTACGACAGCGCTACACTACCCCATCGCCTGCTTGAGGCAGATTTAGTGATGACAAATCCCCAATTCCAAACTCTCTTCTCAGTGAAAACTTTCTCTAGAGAAAGACTTTATCAAGCATTGGGTCATGAAGCAGTAAAATCAGTAAGTTCTGTATATATAGGTTCGGGGCAGTGGAAAAACCCAGAAAACCGACTTACCCGTGCGATTCTAATATGGGGAATTGAACCAGACGCTCCTAGCTTGAAGTTACCAGAAATCAAGCAAAATGCAACACAAATCAAACTTTTGAATCAAGTCTTGTTTGACCGTGCAGCACGTCCTGAGTATGGAGATATTGCAGGTAAGTTGCAAAAACAAGGAACCCTAGAAGCAGAATTGAACCAGCAGAATGTTCAAGTAACAGGGTTATTTACCATTGGTTCATCCTTTGCTGCTGATGGCAATGTCATCACCAGCGATTCAACATTTTTGAAATTGTTTCCAGAACGTCAATCTGACAGAATAGAAGTCGGTTTGATTCAGCTAAAATCTGGTTTTGATGCAGCTAAAGTACAAGCGGAGTTGACAAAAGAATTATCAGGGGATGTCAGAATTTTAACGCCCGAAGGCTTTGCTGGTGTAGAAAAATATTATTGGGAAAGCCAAGGAACCATCGGATTTATTTTTGGGTTGGGTGTGATTGTTGGATTTATTGTAGGAATCATCATTGTTTACCAAATTCTCTACAGTGATGTTGCGGAGCATTTACCGGAGTACGCAACACTCAAGGCAATGGGTTACAGCAATGGTTATCTGATCCGCGTGTTGTTACAAGAAGCCTTGCTATTAGCAGTCTTAGGTTTTATCCCAGGATTTGCGATCGCAAGCGCACTTTACCAATTGACATATGCAGCAACACTGCTACCCATTGCCATGACAACCAGTCGAGCGATCGCAGTCTTTGTACTGACATTAGGGATGTGTAGTTTATCTGGAGCAGTCGCAATGCGGAAACTGCAATCTGCTGACCCCGCAGATATTTTTTAG